The genome window TCCCGAACCGCGAGGTCGCACAGGGCGCGACGCTGAACGTCGGCGACGTGGTCGCCATCGAACCGTTCGCCACCGACGGCCGCGGCAAGGTCCAGGAGGGGGCCGACGAGGAGATTTTCGCGCTCGAACGCGAGGGCTCGGTCCGGAACCGGCAGGCCCGGCAGGTCCTCGAACAGATAACCGAGGAGTACCGGACGCTGCCGTTCGCCGCCCGCTGGCTGGACTCGCCGCGGGCGGAGATGGCGCTGCGCCGCCTGAAACAGCAGGACATCGTCCACGGCTACCCCGTGCTCAAAGAGCAGGACGGGGCGTACGTCAGCCAGAAGGAACACACCGTCATCATCACCGAGGACGGCTGCGAAGTGACGACGCGGTCGCGGTAGGGCGGACTGTTATTCGGGCGACAGCGGTTCAGGTTCGGCGTCGCGTGACAGAACGCGAGCCCCGCGTCTCGTTGGTGTGCAGCGTATGGAAAGGTGGGGTGGGGGGTGTGTGGCCACGTAGTCAGAGACCACGTGGCGTACTGAAAGGGTGGGGTGTGGGGATGGTCAGGCGTTGTTCATCCGCGTCGACGTCGTCGTGCCACAGATTTGACACTCGCTGACCCGGTACGGTTCGCGGGAAAACGCCGCGTTCTCCGGTTCGTCGGACTCCGTCTGTATCTGGACACGGACGGCGTGTGGTGTCTCGCGGTCACACGCCGTACAGTGTTCTGCCATGTCAACGCCGTCGTTTGTCGCTGCCATCCCGGTCGATATGAGTCGGGTAGACAGTATAAAAACCGCATTCCGTTCTGGTCCGTTCAGCACTGTTTATCGCCGGACGGGAAGCGGTTTTCGCCGAATACAGTCTCAGAGGGGTGGAGAACGTTTAATACCCGGTCTGTGGCTTCCAAATCCGTTATTCGACCGTGAACGGCCAACGCATTTATATACCACTTTTCGGCGCCAGTCACGCCGCTTTTGCTGGTGGGTCGACAACCGGCGGTATGGACAAGGTGTTCGCGCCGTGGCGCATCGAGTGGGTCGAGCGCGAGGAGACGAACCCCGACGCCGACTGCGTGTTCTGTGCGTTCCGGGAGGACGACGACGACCGGGCGAACAACCTCGTGGCCCGGAGCGACCGCGCGTTCGTCCTCCTGAACAACTACCCGTACAACCCCGGCCACGCGATGGTCATCCCCCACGACCACACCGGCGAGTACGGCGACCTCGACGACGAGACCTTACTCGACCACGCGCGGCTGAAACAGCGGACGTTCGACGCGCTGGAGGCGGCGCTCGGTCCCGACGCCTTCAACGCCGGTCTGAACCTCGGCGGCTCGGCGGCCGGCGGGTCCATCGACGACCACCTCCACACCCACGTCGTGCCGCGCTGGGAGGGCGACACGAACTTCATGCCGGTCGTCAGCGACACGAAGGTCGTCGTCGAGGCCGTCGAAGACACCTACGACCGCCTCCACGAGGCCTTCGCCGAGCAGGCGGGCACGACCGTCGTCGGCGACGACGCCGCGGTCCGAATCGACTGACTGCCGCGCGCGACGGGCCGGGGACGACCCGGTCCCGAACGGGTGTCGAAGCGGCTTTGACCGGGGCCCGACAACCATCGGTCGATGTCGCGCCGCGTGACGCTCCGACGGGTCGGGCTGCTCGTGCTCGTCGTGAACCTCGTTCTCGTGCTGGCGAAAGGGGCCGTTTGGTTCTCGACGGGCAGTCTGGCCGTCCAGTCCGAGGCGGTCAACAGCGCCGCCGACACCGCCTACTCG of Haloarcula sp. DT43 contains these proteins:
- a CDS encoding DUF7835 family putative zinc beta-ribbon protein, with the translated sequence MAATNDGVDMAEHCTACDRETPHAVRVQIQTESDEPENAAFSREPYRVSECQICGTTTSTRMNNA
- a CDS encoding HIT family protein, producing the protein MDKVFAPWRIEWVEREETNPDADCVFCAFREDDDDRANNLVARSDRAFVLLNNYPYNPGHAMVIPHDHTGEYGDLDDETLLDHARLKQRTFDALEAALGPDAFNAGLNLGGSAAGGSIDDHLHTHVVPRWEGDTNFMPVVSDTKVVVEAVEDTYDRLHEAFAEQAGTTVVGDDAAVRID